In Oncorhynchus tshawytscha isolate Ot180627B unplaced genomic scaffold, Otsh_v2.0 Un_contig_107_pilon_pilon, whole genome shotgun sequence, one genomic interval encodes:
- the abcb5 gene encoding ATP-dependent translocase ABCB1 isoform X6, which translates to MGREDGDMPDSLPTIPEEVFAKGYPNLAFHEDKKPQERMTEGQPTVDTECKPKKGLGRKKKEPAKAVGFFQLFRYATGCEVLLMIIGLLCAALHGIALPLMCVVFGQMTDSFVQSGQQLNLTATKQTKRIREKYFHAILHQQMSWFDTHQIGVLNVRLTDDINTINEGLGDKICVFVQFFCTFLSGFIIGFIFGWKLTLVILAVSPLLAGSAAVWSKILATLTSKELSAYAKAGAVAEEILVAIRTVVAFNGQKKAVERYERNLEEAKNFGIKKAITTNVSMGFTQFVIFGTYALAFWYGTKLSVDEPENYTIGKTITVFFSVMIGAFSLGQGAPNLEAIAKARGAAYEVYNTIDQPRPIDSSSKEGHKPDCVKGDIEFKNIHFSYPSRKDVKILQGVNLTVPRGKTIALVGASGCGKSTTIQLLQRFYDPDSGEITLDGRDIRTLNVKWLRENMGIVSQEPVLFGTTIAENIRYGREDATDEDIERAVREANAYDFISKLPDKLNTMVGERGAQLSGGQKQRIAIARALVKNPKILLLDEATSALDTQSESVVQAALDKARAGRTTIVIAHRLSTIRTADVIAGFSNGEVVEQGTHRELMAKKGVYYSLVMQQSQGKPEEDEEDPVEEDNPPKYEDLDSVLYDSSDMDELEVGNEEGIENGGFEKNSISSGRVEMKTTRRKSKKDKKKEKKPDEAPDIPFTRILALNKPEWPYMLVGTLSSLVGGAVYPCVAIIFAKIIGVFSEVDPEVKRQKTMMFSLLFLLIGGVAFVTYFLKGYMFGKSGELLTMRLRRQVFHAMMRQEIGWFDDNNNAVGVLTTRLATDASLVKGATGSRLGLATNTVCALTIAIVVAFIHSWQLTLLILACVPFLIGANFIQMRAMAGHASKDQGALEQSGKISTETVENFKTVVGLTREDVFFHKFMDSLERPYQNGLVKAPIYGLTFAVAQAIPYMVNAAIFRFGSWLIAHCHTEYENVFLVFSVIIFAAMNIGESASFAPDFAKAKAAAGRILGLLEKKPEIDIYSEEGEKPTDFVGDIEFRGIHFAYPTRQNVRVLQGLNVSVGPGQTLALVGESGCGKSTSIQLLERFYSPAEGQVLVDGLDTKTLNLSWLRSQLGLVSQEPILFDCSISENIQYGDNSREVSQDEIEEAAKNANIHDFIMGLPEKYNTRVGDKGTQMSGGQKQRIAIARALVRQPKVLLLDEATSALDTESEKIVQQALDAARQGRTCIVIAHRLSTIQNADQIAVIQYGQVTEQGTHTDLMAKGGAYYALVNAQVNH; encoded by the exons atggggagagaggatggggacaTGCCAGACTCTCTACCAACCATCCCTGAGG AGGTATTTGCAAAAGGCTACCCCAACCTGGCCTTCCATGAGGATAAGAAGCCTCAGGAGCGGATGACAGAGGGGCAGCCAACCGTTGACACGGAATGCAAGCCAAAGAAGGGCCTCGG AAGGAAGAAAAAAGAACCAGCCAAAGCAGTGGGATTTTTCCAGTTG TTCCGCTACGCTACTGGTTGTGAGGTGCTCCTGATGATAATCGGCCTGCTATGTGCTGCCCTCCACGGGATAGCCCTGCCCCttatgtgtgttgtgtttggACAGATGACCGACAGCTTTGTACAAAGTGGACAGCAGCTCAACCTTACAG CCACCAAACAGACCAAACGGATCCGGGAGAAATACTTCCATGCCATCCTCCACCAACAGATGTCCTGGTTTGATACACACCAGATAGGAGTTCTCAACGTCAGGTTAACAGA TGACATCAACACAATCAACGAAGGCCTTGGAGACAAGATCTGTGTGTTCGTGCAGTTCTTCTGCACCTTCTTGTCAGGGTTCATCATTGGTTTCATCTTCGGCTGGAAGCTAACCCTCGTCATCCTGGCCGTCAGTCCTCTCCTGGCAGGATCTGCTGCCGTCTGGTCCAAA ATACTTGCCACTCTGACCAGTAAGGAGCTGTCTGCCTATGCCAAAGCGGGGGCGGTAGCTGAAGAGATACTGGTGGCTATCAGGACAGTTGTGGCTTTCAATGGACAGAAGAAAGCTGTGGAAAG GTATGAAAGAAACTTGGAGGAGGCTAAAAACTTTGGAATAAAGAAGGCCATCACCACTAACGTGTCCATGGGCTTCACCCAGTTTGTCATATTTGGGACGTACGCCTTGGCTTTCTGGTACGGGACCAAGCTCTCTGTAGACGAGCCTGAAAACTACACCATTGGAAAAACCATTACA GTCTTCTTCTCAGTGATGATTGGGGCGTTCTCTTTGGGCCAGGGTGCGCCTAACTTGGAAGCCATCGCCAAAGCCCGGGGTGCTGCCTATGAAGTCTACAATACCATTGACCAG CCGCGGCCCATAGACAGCAGTTCAAAGGAAGGTCACAAACCAGACTGTGTGAAAGGAGACATTGAATTCAAGAACATCCACTTCAGCTACCCCTCCAGGAAAGATGTCAAA ATTCTTCAAGGAGTGAATCTGACAGTGCCTCGTGGGAAGACCATAGCTCTGGTTGGAGCCAGTGGATGTGGGAAGAGCACCACCATTCAGCTACTGCAGCGCTTTTATGATCCAGACTCAGGAGAG ATTACCCTGGATGGTCGGGACATCCGGACCCTGAATGTGAAGTGGCTGAGGGAGAATATGGGTATCGTCAGTCAGGAACCTGTGCTATTCGGAACAACCATTGCAGAAAACATCCGCTATGGCAGAGAGGATGCCACAGATGAGGACATCGAACGGGCCGTGAGGGAGGCCAACGCGTACGACTTCATCTCCAAACTCCCCGAT AAGCTGAACACCATGGTGGGGGAGCGGGGAGCCCAGCTCAGTGGAGGACAGAAGCAGAGGATAGCTATCGcccgggccctggtcaaaaaccCGAAGATCCTCCTGCTGGACGAGGCCACCTCCGCCCTGGACACCCAGAGTGAGTCGGTCGTTCAGGCCGCTCTGGATAAG GCCAGAGCGGGCCGCACCACAATAGTGATCGCCCACCGCCTGTCCACCATCAGAACAGCTGACGTGATCGCTGGCTTCAGCAACGGAGAGGTGGTGGagcagggaacacacagggaactcATGGCCAAGAAGGGGGTTTACTACTCTCTGGTCATGCAGCAG AGTCAAGGGAAGccagaggaagatgaagaggacCCTGTGGAAGAGGATAACCCTCCTAAATATGAGGATCTGGATTCTGTCCTATATGACTCATCTGACATGGATGAGCTGGAAGTGGGAAACGAGGAAGGAATAGAAAACGGTGGCTTTGAAAAGAACTCAATCAGCAGCGGCCGTGTGGAAATGAAGACTACCAGGAGGAAATCTAAGAAGGACAAGAAG AAGGAAAAGAAACCAGATGAAGCTCCAGACATCCCGTTCACCAGAATCCTGGCCTTGAACAAGCCCGAGTGGCCGTACATGTTGGTAGGAACCCTGTCTAGCTTGGTGGGGGGAGCCGTTTATCCCTGTGTCGCCATCATCTTCGCCAAGATCATTGGA GTGTTTTCCGAGGTTGACCCGGAAGTCAAACGACAGAAAACCATGATGTTTTCCCTGCTCTTCCTTCTCATCGGAGGAGTGGCTTTTGTCACCTACTTCCTAAAG GGTTACATGTTTGGAAAATCAGGAGAGCTTCTTACCATGAGGCTGAGGAGGCAGGTATTCCATGCCATGATGAGACAG GAGATTGGATGGTTTGATGACAACAACAATGCAGTGGGAGTTCTAACCACCAGATTGGCCACCGATGCATCCCTGGTTAAAGGG GCGACTGGGTCTAGGTTGGGTCTGGCCACCAACACAGTCTGTGCTCTCACCATCGCCATTGTGGTGGCCTTCATCCACAGCTGGCAGCTCACCCTCCTCATCCTCGCCTGTGTGCCCTTCCTCATTGGAGCCAACTTCATTCAGATGAGGGCCATGGCAGGCCACGCCTCCAAAGACCAGGGTGCCCTGGAGCAGTCTGGGAAG ATATCTACAGAGACTGTTGAAAACTTCAAGACAGTTGTTGGATTGACACGGGAGGACGTCTTCTTTCACAAGTTCATGGACAGTCTAGAAAGACCATACCA GAACGGTTTGGTGAAGGCTCCCATCTACGGACTAACATTTGCCGTTGCCCAAGCAATCCCTTACATGGTCAATGCTGCAATCTTCCGCTTTGGGTCCTGGCTTATTGCTCACTGTCACACAGAATATGAAAATGTTTTCCT TGTGTTTTCTGTGATCATATTTGCTGCCATGAATATAGGAGAATCAGCATCTTTTGCTCCTGACTTTGCCAAAGCGAAAGCAGCTGCAGGGAGAATTCTTGGCTTGTTGGAGAAGAAACCAGAGATTGACATTTacagtgaggagggagagaagccA ACGGACTTTGTCGGGGACATTGAGTTCCGAGGGATCCACTTTGCGTACCCGACCCGTCAGAACGTGAGGGTTCTCCAGGGGTTGAACGTGTCAGTGGGGCCTGGTCAGACCCTGGCCCTGGTCGGGGAGAGTGGCTGTGGTAAAAGCACCTCCATACAACTACTGGAGCGCTTCTATAGCCCTGCTGAAGGACAAGTG TTAGTGGATGGGTTGGATACTAAGACCCTGAACCTGTCGTGGCTGAGGTCTCAGCTGGGCCTGGTGTCCCAGGAGCCCATCCTGTTCGACTGCAGCATCTCAGAGAACATCCAGTACGGGGACAACAGCAGAGAGGTCTCCCAGGATGAGATAGAGGAGGCAGCCAAGAACGCCAACATCCACGACTTCATCATGGGCCTGCCAGAg aAATACAATACCAGGGTTGGGGACAAGGGGACCCAGATGTCTGGAGGTCAGAAACAGAGGATAGCCATCGCCAGAGCACTGGTCAGGCAGCCTAAAGTACTGCTGCTGGATGAAGCCACTTCCGCCCTggacacagagagtgagaag attGTCCAACAGGCTTTAGACGCCGCCCGGCAGGGCCGCACCTGCATCGTGATCGCCCACCGCCTGTCTACCATTCAGAACGCAGACCAGATAGCAGTAATTCAGTATGGTCAGGTGACAGAGCAGGGTACACATACTGACCTCATGGCTAAAGGGGGGGCTTACTATGCCCTGGTCAACGCACAGGTCAACCACTAA
- the abcb5 gene encoding ATP-dependent translocase ABCB1 isoform X8, protein MGREDGDMPDSLPTIPEEVFAKGYPNLAFHEDKKPQERMTEGQPTVDTECKPKKGLGRKKKEPAKAVGFFQLFRYATGCEVLLMIIGLLCAALHGIALPLMCVVFGQMTDSFVQSGQQLNLTANFTVEEISALLNSTDGCIQIPGVDIEALMTRHAYYFIGIGCAVFLLGTFQVMLFLLTATKQTKRIREKYFHAILHQQMSWFDTHQIGVLNVRLTDDINTINEGLGDKICVFVQFFCTFLSGFIIGFIFGWKLTLVILAVSPLLAGSAAVWSKILATLTSKELSAYAKAGAVAEEILVAIRTVVAFNGQKKAVERYERNLEEAKNFGIKKAITTNVSMGFTQFVIFGTYALAFWYGTKLSVDEPENYTIGKTITVFFSVMIGAFSLGQGAPNLEAIAKARGAAYEVYNTIDQPRPIDSSSKEGHKPDCVKGDIEFKNIHFSYPSRKDVKILQGVNLTVPRGKTIALVGASGCGKSTTIQLLQRFYDPDSGEITLDGRDIRTLNVKWLRENMGIVSQEPVLFGTTIAENIRYGREDATDEDIERAVREANAYDFISKLPDKLNTMVGERGAQLSGGQKQRIAIARALVKNPKILLLDEATSALDTQSESVVQAALDKARAGRTTIVIAHRLSTIRTADVIAGFSNGEVVEQGTHRELMAKKGVYYSLVMQQSQGKPEEDEEDPVEEDNPPKYEDLDSVLYDSSDMDELEVGNEEGIENGGFEKNSISSGRVEMKTTRRKSKKDKKKEKKPDEAPDIPFTRILALNKPEWPYMLVGTLSSLVGGAVYPCVAIIFAKIIGVFSEVDPEVKRQKTMMFSLLFLLIGGVAFVTYFLKGYMFGKSGELLTMRLRRQVFHAMMRQEIGWFDDNNNAVGVLTTRLATDASLVKGATGSRLGLATNTVCALTIAIVVAFIHSWQLTLLILACVPFLIGANFIQMRAMAGHASKDQGALEQSGKISTETVENFKTVVGLTREDVFFHKFMDSLERPYQNGLVKAPIYGLTFAVAQAIPYMVNAAIFRFGSWLIAHCHTEYENVFLRISIFCS, encoded by the exons atggggagagaggatggggacaTGCCAGACTCTCTACCAACCATCCCTGAGG AGGTATTTGCAAAAGGCTACCCCAACCTGGCCTTCCATGAGGATAAGAAGCCTCAGGAGCGGATGACAGAGGGGCAGCCAACCGTTGACACGGAATGCAAGCCAAAGAAGGGCCTCGG AAGGAAGAAAAAAGAACCAGCCAAAGCAGTGGGATTTTTCCAGTTG TTCCGCTACGCTACTGGTTGTGAGGTGCTCCTGATGATAATCGGCCTGCTATGTGCTGCCCTCCACGGGATAGCCCTGCCCCttatgtgtgttgtgtttggACAGATGACCGACAGCTTTGTACAAAGTGGACAGCAGCTCAACCTTACAG CCAATTTCACTGTGGAGGAGATCAGCGCTTTATTGAACTCAACTGACGGATGTATTCAAATTCCTGGAGTTGATATAGAGGCTCTAATGACTCG ACATGCCTATTACTTCATTGGGATCGGTTGTGCTGTGTTCCTGCTGGGGACCTTTCAGGTGATGTTGTTCTTGTTGACAGCCACCAAACAGACCAAACGGATCCGGGAGAAATACTTCCATGCCATCCTCCACCAACAGATGTCCTGGTTTGATACACACCAGATAGGAGTTCTCAACGTCAGGTTAACAGA TGACATCAACACAATCAACGAAGGCCTTGGAGACAAGATCTGTGTGTTCGTGCAGTTCTTCTGCACCTTCTTGTCAGGGTTCATCATTGGTTTCATCTTCGGCTGGAAGCTAACCCTCGTCATCCTGGCCGTCAGTCCTCTCCTGGCAGGATCTGCTGCCGTCTGGTCCAAA ATACTTGCCACTCTGACCAGTAAGGAGCTGTCTGCCTATGCCAAAGCGGGGGCGGTAGCTGAAGAGATACTGGTGGCTATCAGGACAGTTGTGGCTTTCAATGGACAGAAGAAAGCTGTGGAAAG GTATGAAAGAAACTTGGAGGAGGCTAAAAACTTTGGAATAAAGAAGGCCATCACCACTAACGTGTCCATGGGCTTCACCCAGTTTGTCATATTTGGGACGTACGCCTTGGCTTTCTGGTACGGGACCAAGCTCTCTGTAGACGAGCCTGAAAACTACACCATTGGAAAAACCATTACA GTCTTCTTCTCAGTGATGATTGGGGCGTTCTCTTTGGGCCAGGGTGCGCCTAACTTGGAAGCCATCGCCAAAGCCCGGGGTGCTGCCTATGAAGTCTACAATACCATTGACCAG CCGCGGCCCATAGACAGCAGTTCAAAGGAAGGTCACAAACCAGACTGTGTGAAAGGAGACATTGAATTCAAGAACATCCACTTCAGCTACCCCTCCAGGAAAGATGTCAAA ATTCTTCAAGGAGTGAATCTGACAGTGCCTCGTGGGAAGACCATAGCTCTGGTTGGAGCCAGTGGATGTGGGAAGAGCACCACCATTCAGCTACTGCAGCGCTTTTATGATCCAGACTCAGGAGAG ATTACCCTGGATGGTCGGGACATCCGGACCCTGAATGTGAAGTGGCTGAGGGAGAATATGGGTATCGTCAGTCAGGAACCTGTGCTATTCGGAACAACCATTGCAGAAAACATCCGCTATGGCAGAGAGGATGCCACAGATGAGGACATCGAACGGGCCGTGAGGGAGGCCAACGCGTACGACTTCATCTCCAAACTCCCCGAT AAGCTGAACACCATGGTGGGGGAGCGGGGAGCCCAGCTCAGTGGAGGACAGAAGCAGAGGATAGCTATCGcccgggccctggtcaaaaaccCGAAGATCCTCCTGCTGGACGAGGCCACCTCCGCCCTGGACACCCAGAGTGAGTCGGTCGTTCAGGCCGCTCTGGATAAG GCCAGAGCGGGCCGCACCACAATAGTGATCGCCCACCGCCTGTCCACCATCAGAACAGCTGACGTGATCGCTGGCTTCAGCAACGGAGAGGTGGTGGagcagggaacacacagggaactcATGGCCAAGAAGGGGGTTTACTACTCTCTGGTCATGCAGCAG AGTCAAGGGAAGccagaggaagatgaagaggacCCTGTGGAAGAGGATAACCCTCCTAAATATGAGGATCTGGATTCTGTCCTATATGACTCATCTGACATGGATGAGCTGGAAGTGGGAAACGAGGAAGGAATAGAAAACGGTGGCTTTGAAAAGAACTCAATCAGCAGCGGCCGTGTGGAAATGAAGACTACCAGGAGGAAATCTAAGAAGGACAAGAAG AAGGAAAAGAAACCAGATGAAGCTCCAGACATCCCGTTCACCAGAATCCTGGCCTTGAACAAGCCCGAGTGGCCGTACATGTTGGTAGGAACCCTGTCTAGCTTGGTGGGGGGAGCCGTTTATCCCTGTGTCGCCATCATCTTCGCCAAGATCATTGGA GTGTTTTCCGAGGTTGACCCGGAAGTCAAACGACAGAAAACCATGATGTTTTCCCTGCTCTTCCTTCTCATCGGAGGAGTGGCTTTTGTCACCTACTTCCTAAAG GGTTACATGTTTGGAAAATCAGGAGAGCTTCTTACCATGAGGCTGAGGAGGCAGGTATTCCATGCCATGATGAGACAG GAGATTGGATGGTTTGATGACAACAACAATGCAGTGGGAGTTCTAACCACCAGATTGGCCACCGATGCATCCCTGGTTAAAGGG GCGACTGGGTCTAGGTTGGGTCTGGCCACCAACACAGTCTGTGCTCTCACCATCGCCATTGTGGTGGCCTTCATCCACAGCTGGCAGCTCACCCTCCTCATCCTCGCCTGTGTGCCCTTCCTCATTGGAGCCAACTTCATTCAGATGAGGGCCATGGCAGGCCACGCCTCCAAAGACCAGGGTGCCCTGGAGCAGTCTGGGAAG ATATCTACAGAGACTGTTGAAAACTTCAAGACAGTTGTTGGATTGACACGGGAGGACGTCTTCTTTCACAAGTTCATGGACAGTCTAGAAAGACCATACCA GAACGGTTTGGTGAAGGCTCCCATCTACGGACTAACATTTGCCGTTGCCCAAGCAATCCCTTACATGGTCAATGCTGCAATCTTCCGCTTTGGGTCCTGGCTTATTGCTCACTGTCACACAGAATATGAAAATGTTTTCCT GAGAATCAGCATCTTTTGCTCCTGA